In Alkalihalobacterium alkalinitrilicum, a genomic segment contains:
- a CDS encoding EthD family reductase, whose amino-acid sequence MAKVIIMYEQPKDADGFESYYFGVHLPLAKKIPNIKNEAIHRVVRTQNTDLNLYLIVELEFESLEVLQQAMATPEADATVADLPNMNKYLHHSPIISIVE is encoded by the coding sequence ATGGCAAAAGTAATCATTATGTACGAACAACCTAAAGATGCAGATGGATTCGAGTCGTATTATTTTGGTGTTCATCTTCCTTTAGCAAAAAAAATTCCTAATATTAAAAATGAGGCTATCCATCGCGTGGTTAGGACGCAAAACACAGACCTCAATCTTTACCTAATTGTAGAACTTGAATTTGAAAGTTTAGAAGTTTTACAACAAGCAATGGCAACTCCTGAGGCAGATGCAACAGTAGCGGACCTTCCTAATATGAACAAATATTTGCATCATTCTCCGATTATTTCAATCGTTGAATAA
- a CDS encoding FAD-dependent oxidoreductase: MPEKFDCIVVGAGPAGISCAYELAKGGASVLLLERGEYPGSKNVMGGVLYRQMMEDVIPGFYKEAPLERPVTEQRFMMMDKESAVTFGYKGMEWGREPYNNFTVLRAKFDQWFAGKAVEQGALLINETVVLECIVEDGKVIGVRTDRPDGEVYADVVVLADGVNSLLAKSLGFHKEYKPDEVALATMEILKLDSKIIEDRFNLEKNQGCTIELFGDATKGILGTGFLYTNKDTLSIGVGTLLSGLIKHKIRPYELLEYVKNHPMIRPYIQGSEPQEYLAHLIPEGGYHSMGKVVGDGVIVVGDAAQLVNAIHREGSNLAMTSGRYAAETVLKAKEAEDFSEKTLDYYRKKLMDSFVGQDMKKYKDSTHHFDKFPQYFDQYIPMVNKAASQMFTVDGTSKRDKQKKIIKDIGSPKQKFKIARDMYRAWKVMK; this comes from the coding sequence ATGCCCGAAAAGTTTGATTGTATTGTCGTAGGAGCAGGACCTGCAGGAATATCATGTGCTTATGAATTAGCCAAAGGAGGGGCGAGTGTTCTACTTCTTGAACGCGGTGAATATCCTGGTTCGAAAAATGTAATGGGGGGCGTTCTTTATCGTCAAATGATGGAAGATGTTATTCCTGGCTTTTATAAAGAAGCCCCACTTGAACGTCCTGTCACGGAACAACGCTTCATGATGATGGATAAAGAGTCTGCTGTTACCTTTGGGTATAAAGGGATGGAGTGGGGTAGGGAGCCTTATAATAATTTCACTGTGTTACGCGCCAAATTTGATCAGTGGTTTGCGGGAAAAGCCGTGGAACAAGGAGCTCTACTCATCAACGAAACGGTCGTATTAGAATGTATCGTAGAAGATGGGAAAGTGATCGGTGTAAGAACCGACCGACCAGACGGGGAAGTGTACGCCGATGTCGTCGTATTAGCTGATGGAGTTAACTCACTCCTTGCTAAATCACTTGGTTTTCATAAAGAATATAAACCTGATGAAGTGGCACTTGCAACAATGGAAATTTTAAAGCTAGATTCAAAAATTATCGAAGACCGCTTTAACTTAGAAAAAAACCAAGGCTGTACGATCGAACTGTTTGGTGATGCAACCAAAGGGATTTTAGGTACTGGTTTCCTTTATACGAACAAAGATACATTAAGTATTGGTGTTGGGACACTCCTGTCAGGTTTAATTAAGCATAAAATTCGACCGTATGAGCTCTTAGAGTATGTAAAGAACCATCCAATGATTCGCCCATACATTCAAGGAAGCGAACCACAAGAGTATTTAGCTCACCTCATTCCAGAGGGAGGCTATCATTCAATGGGGAAAGTCGTTGGTGACGGTGTCATTGTGGTCGGCGATGCGGCCCAACTCGTCAATGCCATTCACCGTGAAGGGTCAAACTTAGCGATGACATCTGGAAGGTACGCTGCAGAAACAGTACTAAAGGCAAAAGAAGCTGAGGACTTTTCAGAAAAAACGTTGGATTATTATCGTAAAAAATTGATGGATAGCTTTGTTGGCCAGGACATGAAAAAATACAAAGATTCTACTCATCACTTTGATAAATTCCCACAATACTTTGATCAATATATACCGATGGTGAATAAAGCAGCCAGTCAAATGTTTACAGTCGATGGTACGTCTAAGCGTGATAAACAGAAGAAAATTATTAAAGATATTGGTTCTCCTAAACAGAAATTCAAAATTGCTCGAGATATGTATCGAGCCTGGAAGGTGATGAAATAA
- a CDS encoding methyltransferase domain-containing protein, with protein sequence MNSREKWNQKYEDRLKFHELPAPNSRLQKLIPYLNGGTALDLACGLGANSIFLAKQKYKVESFDISEIAIQHLKEQVEKNKLTINPTSCDLTNMSFLNGKTNLFDLVVITYYLDRSLFPLIPSLIKDDGYFFMETFYLTANSQHKVSNQYKLQSGELLSIFSDWHVLFYEENEYEGRQTIFVRKKSLTN encoded by the coding sequence ATGAATTCTCGTGAAAAGTGGAATCAAAAATACGAAGATCGTCTCAAGTTTCATGAACTACCAGCACCAAATTCAAGGTTACAGAAATTAATACCCTATCTAAATGGGGGGACTGCTCTAGACCTTGCTTGTGGCCTTGGTGCAAACAGCATATTCCTCGCTAAACAAAAATATAAAGTTGAATCCTTTGATATCTCAGAAATAGCGATTCAACATTTGAAGGAGCAAGTTGAGAAAAACAAGCTCACCATAAATCCTACTTCATGTGACTTAACTAACATGAGTTTCCTTAATGGGAAGACAAATTTATTTGATCTCGTCGTTATCACTTACTATTTAGATCGATCGTTATTTCCTCTTATCCCATCTTTAATTAAAGATGATGGTTACTTTTTTATGGAGACATTTTATCTTACAGCGAATTCACAGCATAAAGTTTCGAATCAATATAAATTACAGTCTGGTGAATTGCTTTCTATCTTTTCTGATTGGCATGTCCTATTTTATGAAGAAAATGAGTATGAAGGTCGTCAAACTATCTTCGTAAGGAAAAAAAGCTTAACTAACTAA
- a CDS encoding group I truncated hemoglobin, protein MEQTIYEKLGGEDAIAKVVDYFYTELVLKDDTVNHFFKHTDMEKQRRHQTKFISFALGGPNQYSGQSMEKAHEGMNIQPEQFEAIAKHLHTALAHYGVNESDIDTALSKVASLKDDIIYK, encoded by the coding sequence TTGGAACAAACAATTTATGAAAAACTTGGCGGTGAAGACGCAATTGCAAAAGTGGTCGATTATTTTTATACTGAATTAGTGCTCAAGGATGATACAGTAAACCACTTTTTTAAGCATACAGATATGGAAAAACAACGTCGACATCAAACAAAATTTATTAGTTTTGCATTAGGAGGTCCGAATCAATATTCTGGACAATCGATGGAAAAAGCCCATGAAGGAATGAATATTCAACCAGAGCAATTTGAAGCGATTGCAAAACACCTTCACACGGCCCTTGCTCACTATGGAGTAAACGAATCAGATATTGATACTGCCTTAAGTAAGGTTGCATCATTAAAAGACGATATCATTTATAAGTAA
- a CDS encoding spore germination protein: MPAIVIGPFKINSNEGNISFGDVLNMSPKSAGKTITGSGSALTGDFICTNNGISINGTFDPDVVDQNIAANK, encoded by the coding sequence ATGCCAGCGATAGTAATAGGTCCATTTAAGATTAATAGTAATGAGGGAAATATCAGTTTTGGAGATGTTTTAAACATGTCTCCTAAATCAGCGGGAAAAACGATTACAGGTTCAGGAAGTGCACTTACAGGGGATTTTATTTGCACAAATAACGGGATCAGTATTAATGGAACCTTTGATCCTGATGTTGTCGACCAAAACATAGCAGCAAATAAATAA
- a CDS encoding electron transfer flavoprotein subunit beta/FixA family protein gives MLHIVACIKQVPDTKIIKMNPKTNTMDRASAPAILNPYDSHAVEEAVRLKNKYGGTVSVLTMGPPPAVKAIKKCIEIGADEGYMISDRAFAGADTLATSYALTCALEKISKIKPIDLILCGKMTIDGDTGQVGPGIARRLDIPPLTSVKKIVEVNKENGFMVVHRKLEDGYEVIQSQLPCLLSVEKEINEVPYSSFPNMLKAARYEPTIWAVADLDGVDKKQLGLKGSPTIVSKVWAPPKPEGGKILEGNSQEKVEQLLGVLMEKKELFAQKGGAL, from the coding sequence ATGCTTCATATTGTAGCGTGTATTAAACAAGTGCCAGATACGAAAATCATCAAGATGAATCCAAAGACAAATACGATGGATCGAGCCAGTGCCCCAGCAATCTTAAACCCTTACGATTCTCATGCAGTCGAAGAAGCAGTAAGGCTAAAGAACAAATATGGGGGTACAGTATCCGTCCTTACAATGGGCCCACCACCAGCAGTAAAAGCAATTAAAAAGTGTATTGAAATTGGTGCTGATGAAGGTTATATGATCTCAGACCGTGCGTTTGCAGGTGCGGATACATTAGCAACGAGCTATGCGTTAACATGTGCCTTAGAAAAAATTTCGAAAATTAAACCAATCGATCTCATTCTTTGTGGAAAGATGACCATTGATGGCGATACAGGACAAGTTGGACCTGGTATTGCTAGACGCCTCGATATTCCACCATTAACATCTGTCAAAAAAATAGTTGAAGTCAACAAAGAAAACGGGTTTATGGTCGTTCATCGCAAACTGGAGGATGGGTATGAAGTGATTCAATCGCAATTACCATGTTTACTTTCGGTAGAAAAAGAGATTAATGAAGTTCCTTATTCATCCTTCCCGAATATGCTGAAAGCTGCTCGCTATGAACCTACGATTTGGGCTGTTGCAGATTTAGATGGTGTCGATAAAAAGCAACTCGGTTTAAAAGGTTCACCAACGATCGTTTCAAAAGTATGGGCTCCACCAAAACCAGAAGGTGGGAAAATTCTAGAAGGTAACTCACAAGAAAAAGTCGAGCAACTGTTAGGTGTTCTAATGGAGAAAAAAGAATTGTTCGCACAAAAAGGAGGAGCGTTATGA
- a CDS encoding SDR family NAD(P)-dependent oxidoreductase — protein sequence MNFSEKVVVITGATGGIGKATVEKFAKEGANIVLVDLNEGALQETAQELQLTEGKYLLVQADVRHEEQVERYVQLTKEKFGRIDVFFNNAGVEGVVQPITKYPSETLDMVLDVNVKGVFYGLKHVLQVMQEQKSGSVINMSSIAGLRGSPNVSAYIASKHAVVGLTKATAVEAATYGVRVNAVNPSPVNTRMMRSLEAGFNPEYAEQVKEKLTQTIPLGRYGESEDIANAVLYLASEQSSFITGVIFPIDGGLSAT from the coding sequence ATGAACTTTTCAGAAAAAGTTGTAGTTATTACTGGAGCAACTGGCGGAATAGGTAAAGCCACTGTAGAAAAATTTGCTAAAGAAGGCGCTAATATTGTATTAGTAGACCTAAACGAAGGAGCACTTCAAGAAACGGCACAAGAGCTTCAATTAACCGAAGGAAAGTATCTACTTGTACAAGCAGACGTTCGTCATGAGGAACAAGTCGAGCGCTATGTACAATTGACAAAAGAAAAGTTTGGAAGAATTGATGTATTCTTCAATAATGCAGGAGTTGAAGGTGTCGTACAACCGATTACAAAATACCCTTCAGAAACACTAGATATGGTACTAGACGTCAATGTAAAAGGTGTATTTTATGGTCTCAAACACGTATTACAAGTAATGCAAGAACAAAAAAGTGGTTCAGTCATTAATATGTCATCTATTGCTGGATTAAGAGGTAGCCCAAATGTTAGTGCTTACATCGCTTCGAAACATGCAGTAGTAGGGCTAACAAAAGCAACAGCGGTTGAAGCAGCAACATATGGTGTTCGTGTCAATGCTGTAAACCCATCCCCTGTGAATACTCGAATGATGCGCTCTTTAGAAGCTGGATTTAACCCTGAATACGCAGAACAAGTGAAAGAAAAATTAACACAAACCATTCCATTAGGTCGTTACGGTGAATCTGAAGATATCGCTAACGCTGTGTTATATTTAGCTTCAGAACAATCAAGTTTTATTACAGGCGTTATTTTCCCAATCGATGGTGGACTTTCCGCAACATAA
- a CDS encoding spore germination protein GerPB encodes MNFFINQNIVIHTLRVDGITNSSVLQIGSAGMIKGISNLYNTGGFTEPAPEIEGAPTTLPYVPLAPPSI; translated from the coding sequence ATGAACTTTTTTATCAATCAAAATATTGTCATTCATACCTTAAGAGTAGATGGGATAACAAACTCTTCTGTTCTACAAATCGGAAGTGCTGGGATGATTAAAGGAATATCAAATTTATATAATACAGGTGGATTTACCGAACCAGCGCCAGAAATTGAAGGTGCTCCTACAACTTTACCTTATGTACCCCTTGCACCCCCAAGTATTTAG
- a CDS encoding ferredoxin family protein produces the protein MSEQKKGQSIEEKQYLVRFNADTKSHLHVMDEDICLNKCPDKICTIFCPAEIYKWEDIRMHVGYEGCHECGSCRIGCPHQNIKWEYPKGGHGIVFRLG, from the coding sequence ATGAGTGAACAAAAAAAGGGTCAGTCTATCGAGGAAAAACAGTATCTTGTTCGCTTTAATGCCGATACGAAATCACATCTTCATGTAATGGATGAAGACATCTGCTTAAACAAATGCCCAGACAAAATCTGCACGATCTTTTGCCCAGCCGAAATTTACAAATGGGAAGACATACGAATGCATGTTGGTTATGAAGGTTGCCACGAGTGCGGGAGCTGTCGCATCGGTTGCCCTCATCAAAACATTAAGTGGGAGTATCCAAAAGGTGGGCATGGTATTGTTTTTAGGTTAGGTTAA
- a CDS encoding amidohydrolase family protein — MSKIDVHVHAFPDKLMNAIYNWFRREGWNVPYDGWSADQIFDYPKQLGFEKFLVLLYVHKKGMAEELNDWLYAQAKIRSEIVPIGCVHHEDDVEKETEKCLGELDFAGMKLHCQVQNVKMDDERLFPLYETLIKYDKPVIVHAGTAPSDATGTVGVKYFARVMERYPKLKVQVAHLGMNETEEFLKLAEELPGVMFDTAALEAKSMSDEFPPPEQFKEWIERLPDRMMYGSDLPLLNGKAEEIQAQFESLDLQPSVQQALFGENAKRFWRI; from the coding sequence ATGAGTAAAATAGACGTACACGTTCATGCTTTTCCTGACAAATTAATGAATGCGATTTATAACTGGTTTCGTAGGGAAGGGTGGAATGTTCCATATGATGGTTGGAGTGCAGATCAAATTTTCGATTATCCGAAGCAACTAGGGTTTGAAAAATTTTTAGTACTTCTCTATGTACATAAAAAAGGAATGGCAGAAGAGTTAAATGACTGGTTATACGCTCAAGCAAAAATACGATCTGAAATTGTTCCGATCGGCTGTGTACATCATGAAGATGACGTAGAAAAAGAAACTGAAAAATGCTTGGGTGAGTTAGACTTTGCAGGTATGAAGCTACATTGTCAAGTTCAAAACGTAAAAATGGATGATGAGCGCCTTTTTCCACTCTATGAAACGCTTATAAAATATGATAAACCCGTTATCGTCCACGCAGGAACTGCACCATCTGACGCTACAGGAACGGTTGGGGTTAAGTATTTTGCACGAGTAATGGAACGCTATCCTAAATTAAAAGTACAAGTCGCACATCTAGGGATGAATGAGACCGAAGAATTTTTAAAGCTAGCTGAAGAATTACCAGGTGTTATGTTTGATACTGCAGCATTAGAAGCTAAAAGTATGTCTGATGAGTTTCCGCCACCTGAACAATTTAAAGAGTGGATTGAACGATTGCCAGATCGAATGATGTATGGTAGTGACTTACCGTTACTTAATGGAAAAGCTGAAGAAATTCAAGCACAGTTTGAAAGCTTAGACCTACAACCTTCTGTTCAACAAGCTTTATTTGGTGAGAATGCAAAGAGGTTTTGGCGAATTTAA
- a CDS encoding Hsp20/alpha crystallin family protein yields MKNFDPFQHMKQFQHYFDHFFKDDFWENFQNLQINSMNEVKVNLYESGYELVCAIILPGIKSKEDITIYIDEKLIEIEGQMNFNLNGYRSLQEEATAGNFKRTIELPYLIRKDRVETVYRKGILYIHCHRLLTQNERQKIAIQSIDDEEMSVEK; encoded by the coding sequence GTGAAGAATTTTGATCCATTTCAACATATGAAACAATTTCAACATTACTTTGATCACTTTTTTAAAGACGACTTTTGGGAAAACTTTCAAAACTTACAGATTAACTCTATGAATGAAGTAAAAGTAAATTTATATGAGTCTGGTTATGAGCTGGTCTGTGCAATCATTCTTCCAGGAATCAAATCAAAAGAGGATATTACGATTTATATTGATGAAAAGCTTATCGAAATCGAAGGGCAGATGAATTTCAATTTAAACGGCTACCGTTCATTACAAGAGGAGGCCACTGCAGGTAATTTTAAACGAACCATTGAACTTCCTTATTTAATTCGTAAAGACAGAGTAGAAACGGTTTATCGGAAGGGAATTTTATATATACATTGTCATCGTTTATTAACACAAAACGAACGTCAAAAAATAGCGATACAATCAATAGACGATGAGGAGATGTCAGTGGAAAAATAA
- a CDS encoding spore gernimation protein GerPD, which yields MNFNVVNRNLSVGTIRIIGVASSSVFLVGDTNTISLSSYFDTPPESLIVGPFVPLAPQ from the coding sequence ATGAATTTCAATGTAGTGAACCGTAACTTATCAGTAGGTACCATAAGAATTATAGGTGTCGCTAGTTCTTCTGTTTTTCTAGTAGGTGATACGAATACCATTAGTTTATCGTCTTATTTTGATACACCGCCTGAGTCTCTTATTGTCGGGCCATTCGTACCGCTAGCTCCTCAATAG
- a CDS encoding spore germination protein GerPE, whose protein sequence is MQKRISHVNHMNVTDVSTSSLFQVGDSYNITPRSRALALQRQIEFFYGDEGNFEAFPIFHIQNPQPVFTEPISISRSNENPFIHVNSIKITGTAAASVLHIGSNCMIDAETRVKHIRQFVENPYQMRNDQRNVT, encoded by the coding sequence ATGCAAAAACGTATTTCACACGTCAATCATATGAATGTGACTGATGTATCAACAAGTAGTCTTTTTCAAGTCGGTGATAGTTATAATATAACCCCAAGGTCACGAGCACTTGCCTTACAACGTCAAATTGAGTTTTTTTATGGTGATGAAGGTAATTTTGAAGCCTTCCCAATTTTTCATATTCAAAATCCGCAGCCTGTTTTCACTGAACCCATTTCAATTTCACGATCAAATGAAAACCCATTTATTCATGTTAATAGTATTAAAATTACAGGTACAGCGGCTGCTTCTGTTCTTCATATTGGCTCAAACTGCATGATTGATGCTGAAACTCGAGTGAAACACATTCGACAGTTTGTTGAAAACCCATATCAAATGCGTAACGATCAAAGAAACGTAACATAA
- a CDS encoding electron transfer flavoprotein subunit alpha/FixB family protein, translating to MNFEDYRGVWVFIEENVGEIAPVSLELLGAGKKLADKRGVELGGVIIGDQVKGLVNQVYEYGADVVYLYDAPIFKDYRTESFMKALLDCCEKHKPEIILYGATSTGKDLASAVATDLPTGLTADTTELDVEEDTGLLLASRPAFGGNIMATILCKKYRPQMATVRPKVMKALSRQPGRTGKLVEETLPLKEKDVRTKVLEIVRETTKKVKIDEADIIVAGGKGLGSSDGFQLCHELADTLGGAVGASRDVVEAGWIEHHHQVGQTGVTVTPKIYFAIGISGAIQHLVGMKNSGLIIAINKDPEAPIFESCHYGIVGDAFEIVPMLIDQFKVALSREEAEHARKV from the coding sequence ATGAATTTTGAAGATTACCGAGGGGTCTGGGTATTTATCGAAGAAAATGTAGGTGAAATTGCTCCTGTTTCTCTGGAATTGTTAGGAGCTGGGAAAAAACTTGCAGACAAACGAGGTGTTGAATTAGGTGGTGTCATCATCGGTGATCAAGTGAAAGGTCTCGTCAATCAAGTATACGAGTATGGTGCTGATGTTGTGTATTTGTATGATGCCCCCATTTTTAAAGATTATCGTACAGAATCGTTTATGAAAGCCCTTCTTGATTGTTGTGAAAAACATAAACCTGAAATCATTTTATATGGAGCAACTTCAACTGGAAAAGATTTAGCAAGTGCGGTAGCAACGGACTTACCCACAGGACTAACTGCCGATACGACAGAGCTCGATGTTGAAGAGGATACAGGATTGTTATTAGCAAGTCGTCCAGCTTTTGGTGGTAACATTATGGCGACCATTTTGTGTAAAAAATATCGTCCGCAAATGGCTACTGTTCGTCCGAAAGTTATGAAAGCATTATCTAGACAACCAGGTCGAACGGGGAAATTAGTAGAAGAAACACTACCGTTAAAAGAAAAAGATGTGCGAACAAAAGTGCTAGAAATTGTCCGTGAAACGACGAAGAAAGTAAAAATAGATGAAGCTGATATTATTGTCGCTGGGGGGAAAGGGCTCGGTAGTTCAGACGGATTTCAATTATGTCATGAACTCGCTGACACGCTCGGTGGTGCTGTTGGGGCAAGTCGCGATGTCGTGGAAGCTGGGTGGATTGAACATCACCATCAAGTCGGTCAGACGGGCGTTACTGTTACACCGAAAATTTACTTTGCGATTGGGATATCTGGAGCGATTCAACATCTTGTTGGGATGAAAAATTCAGGGCTCATTATAGCTATCAATAAAGATCCTGAAGCCCCAATTTTCGAATCTTGTCATTATGGCATTGTAGGGGATGCGTTTGAAATCGTTCCGATGTTAATTGATCAATTTAAAGTAGCATTGTCGAGAGAGGAGGCAGAACATGCCCGAAAAGTTTGA
- a CDS encoding permease, producing MVDVLKSFLFIAFELLVLFFFISFIIGLVQGYIPYEKIESKLAGKNKLIAAFFALFFAFITPFCSCSTIPFVVNMLRNKIPFSIVMVFLFASPVLDPTILTIMGVVLGWKVTIIYIVITAILSLIIGFALEALGFERFVKNVMISGFETKTKTFDIRFALTETMNLMKSVFPYLLIGAAIGAVIHGLVPTEWIATWFGHDAWWLIPIAAIVGIPLYIRLSSMIPISQVLILKGMALGPVMAMMISSAGASLPEVVLLKSIFKKELVIAFVVSVISMSTISGFVFYLI from the coding sequence ATGGTTGATGTGTTAAAGAGCTTTCTGTTCATTGCCTTTGAGTTATTGGTTTTATTTTTCTTCATTTCATTTATTATTGGCCTAGTACAAGGGTATATCCCGTATGAAAAGATCGAAAGTAAACTCGCCGGGAAAAACAAATTAATTGCTGCCTTCTTTGCTTTATTTTTTGCGTTTATCACACCTTTCTGTTCATGCTCAACGATCCCATTTGTTGTTAATATGTTGAGAAACAAAATTCCTTTTAGCATCGTCATGGTATTTCTTTTCGCTTCGCCTGTATTAGACCCAACGATCTTAACGATTATGGGCGTTGTTCTAGGCTGGAAAGTGACCATTATTTACATCGTCATCACTGCGATACTTTCACTCATCATCGGTTTTGCCTTAGAGGCATTAGGATTTGAACGTTTTGTAAAAAATGTTATGATATCTGGATTTGAAACCAAGACAAAAACATTTGATATCCGCTTTGCGCTAACAGAAACTATGAATTTAATGAAAAGTGTCTTTCCTTATTTATTAATCGGTGCCGCGATTGGAGCTGTTATTCACGGGCTCGTTCCGACTGAGTGGATTGCTACATGGTTTGGACATGATGCTTGGTGGCTCATACCTATAGCAGCCATTGTTGGCATTCCATTATATATACGCTTATCTAGTATGATCCCAATCTCACAAGTATTAATTTTAAAAGGGATGGCGTTAGGTCCAGTCATGGCCATGATGATCAGCTCAGCAGGTGCGAGTTTACCAGAAGTCGTTCTCTTAAAATCCATCTTTAAAAAAGAACTGGTCATTGCCTTTGTTGTATCCGTTATTTCAATGTCTACGATTTCAGGGTTTGTTTTTTATCTTATATAA
- a CDS encoding spore germination protein, producing the protein MPAMVGAIKVNSISSSGIFHIGDVFNISPSSQSKTFAGAGSFNTGDGLQVRNDYSVTQVYDADVVDQPMVGNI; encoded by the coding sequence ATGCCAGCGATGGTTGGAGCTATAAAAGTAAATAGTATTTCAAGTAGTGGAATTTTTCATATTGGGGATGTATTTAATATATCACCTAGTAGTCAGTCCAAAACATTTGCGGGGGCTGGATCGTTTAACACAGGTGACGGTTTACAAGTAAGAAATGATTATAGTGTGACGCAAGTATATGATGCTGATGTTGTGGATCAACCAATGGTAGGAAACATTTAA
- the gerPC gene encoding spore germination protein GerPC — MYNNWNYGSYFDKVNGYLQAQNERILQLEQQLMQMREELTQLKQSPPGNNIDRIEYKFDQLKIERLEGTLNIGLTPNGGTSPIEDFNVNQNELSVSAFAHMHPETVQAIQHQIYHYLDHECHPLIQSLEQKHNYQMDPPYRNFIIGDVKKQIDQRIHHYLNQVQGNQYDVKQVEQMTVNKVKEDIGNTFDAFIRHLPREENPPT, encoded by the coding sequence ATGTATAACAACTGGAATTATGGATCGTATTTTGATAAAGTGAACGGCTACCTCCAAGCACAAAACGAAAGAATTCTTCAGTTGGAGCAACAACTTATGCAAATGCGCGAAGAATTGACTCAACTAAAACAAAGTCCTCCTGGTAACAACATTGATCGGATCGAGTATAAGTTTGACCAACTAAAAATCGAGCGGCTTGAAGGAACGTTAAATATTGGGCTGACCCCTAATGGAGGTACCTCACCCATTGAAGATTTTAATGTAAACCAAAATGAATTAAGTGTGTCTGCCTTTGCGCATATGCATCCTGAAACTGTTCAAGCGATTCAACATCAAATCTACCATTATTTAGATCATGAATGTCATCCGTTAATACAGTCACTAGAGCAAAAACACAATTATCAAATGGATCCACCTTATCGTAACTTTATTATCGGAGATGTAAAAAAACAAATCGATCAGCGGATCCATCATTATTTAAACCAAGTTCAAGGCAATCAATATGATGTAAAACAAGTCGAACAAATGACCGTCAACAAAGTAAAAGAAGATATTGGCAACACGTTTGATGCCTTTATTAGACATTTACCAAGAGAGGAGAATCCACCAACATGA